One Ilumatobacter coccineus YM16-304 genomic window, GGGGTGTGGTGCGTGCCAACGGTCGACGTGCCGGTGATGTGTGGTGTCGGGGGTGTGGTGCATGCCAACGGTCGACGTGCCGGTGATGTGTGGTGTCGGGGGTGTGGTGCATGCCAACGGCCGACATCACGGGTGGTGTCGCCGGTGTGGTGCATGCCAACGGTCGACATCACGGCATACTGACACCGCCTATGCAGCTCGACCGGATCCGCAACTTCTCGATCATTGCGCACATCGATCACGGGAAGTCGACGCTGTCCGATCGCATTCTCGAGATCACCGGCGCCGTCCAGACCCGTGACATGAAGGCGCAGTACCTCGACTCGATGGACCTCGAGCGCGAGCGCGGCATCACCATCAAGGCGCAGAACGTGCGCGTGCCGTGGAAAGATCACACCTTCCACCTCATCGACACGCCGGGTCACGTCGACTTCGGCTACGAGGTGAGCCGCTCGCTCGCCGCGTGCGAGGGCGTCGTGCTCGTCGTCGATGCTGCGCAAGGCATCGAAGCCCAGACGCTCGCCAACTGCTACCTGGCGCTCGAGAACGATCTCGAGATCGTGGCGGTGCTCAACAAGATCGACCTGCCGGCGGCCGACGTCGATCGATACGCCGGAGAGATCGAGCAGGTCCTCGGCATTCCGCGTGAGGAGATCCTGCCGATGTCGGCCAAGACCGGCCTGGGCGTGCCCGAGCTGCTCGATGCGATCATCGAACGCATCCCCGCACCGACCGGCGACGCCGACGCGCCGCTGCAAGGGCTGATCTTCGACTCGCAGTTCGACCAGTATCGCGGTGTGGTGTCGAGCATCCGCATCATGAACGGCAAGCTCCGTGCCAACGAGAAGCTCGAGTTCATCAACGCTGCGGCTCAGCACGAAGCGCTCGAGATCGGCGCTCGCCAGCCGGTGATGACGCCGCTCGCCGAGATGGGGCCGGGCGAGGTCGGCTACCTCATCGCGGGCATCAAAGACGTCGGTGACGCCAAGTCGGGCGAAACCGTCACCACCGCGCAGCACGGGTCGACCGAGCCGCTGCCCGGCTATCGCGAGCCGTTGCCGATGGTGTTCTCGGGGTTGTTCCCGATCGACGGCGACGACTTCGAGAACCTGCGTGATGCGCTCGGCAAACTCAAGCTCAACGACGCCTCCATCACCTACACGCCCGAGTCGTCAGGCGCGCTGGGCTTCGGGTTCCGCTGTGGTTTCCTCGGGTTGCTGCACATGGAGATCGTGAAGGAGCGTCTCGAGCGCGAGTTCGGTCTGGCGCTGATCGCCACTGCGCCGAGCGTCGAGTACCTCGTCACCACGACCGCGGGCGAGACGATCAAGGTCGACAACCCGGCCGATCTGCCCGAGGCGCAGAAGATCGACCACGTCGAGGAGCCGTACTTCAAGCTGTCGATCATCACGCCGACCGATTACACCGGGCCGCTGATGGACCTGTGCCAGACACGTCGTGGCGAGATGAAGAAGATGGACTACCTCTCGCCCGAGCGTGTGGAGTTGGTCTACGAGGTGCCGCTCGCCGAGGTGGTGGTCGACTTCTTCGACCAGATGAAGTCGCGCACGAAGGGCTACGCGAGCCTCGACTACGAGCTCGCCGGTTATCGCCGATCCAACCTGGTCAAGGTCGACCTGCTGCTCAACGCGATTCCGGCCGACGCGTTCTCGACGATCGTCCACAAGGACAAGGCGTACGCCTACGGCAACCGCATGTGCGAGAAGCTCAAGGAGCTCATCCCGCGTCAGATGTTCGACGTGCCGATCCAGGCGGCCATCGGCGGCAAGATCATCGCCCGTGAAACGGTCAAGGCGAAGCGCAAGGACGTCACGGCCAAGTGCTACGGCGGCGACATCACGCGTAAGCGCAAGCTGCTCGAGAAGCAGAAAGAGGGCAAGAAGAAGATGAAGTCGATCGGTCGGGTCGAAGTGCCCGGCGACGTCTTCATCAGCGCCCTCAAACTCGACGACTGATTCACGGAGTCGTCGGGCCCGGTCCGCGGTCGGCGCGTCAGCGTCGTGTGTAGACGTGTTGAATCGCGACGATGTCGAAGCCGCAGCGCACGAGGTTGCGAGCCGAACCGCTCGCTGCGACGGCGGTGGCCGCAACGAGTTCGAAACCCTGCGCCGCTGCTCGGTCGAGCCGATGGGCGAGCAGCGCTGACTGCACGCCGCGTCCTCGCCAGTCGGGGAGCGTCGCTGCACCGCCGAGCCAGGCGACTCCGTCGACCGAGAGCAGCGATCCGCAGCCGACAGGCGTGTCGCCGGAGAGTGCGAGCCACTCCGCCGAGTCGTTGGCCGAATGCGCTGCTCGTGCGAAGTCGTCGCTGATCGCCCTCGATTCGGCCTGGGTGATCTCGTTGCCCCGAGCGAGCACGTCGAGCCAGGTGTCGAGACTCGACTCGTCGACGCGCTCGAACTCGAACGGCGACGCTGCGGAGACGGGCGCCGGCCGAGTCGTGCACAGCGCTCGCTCCCAGTCGAGGCCGAATCCGGCATGTCGGAGCCGCTGGACGGTGGCCTCGGTCGGATTGGCGATCTGCACCGACGGGGGTACCGACGACGCCTCGAAGAACGCGACCACACGATCGACGTCGTCGCTGCTGAGATGGCTGCGAGCGGCGAACAATCGGTTTACGAAGCGCTCTGGCCCGAGTGCGATCAGAACGCCGGCGTCGATGTCGGCGATCGCCGGGTCGGCGGATCCGTTCGCCGCGAGTTGCGCCGCGACTCGTCGAAGCTGCAGCGCTTCGGACCGAGCGAGCAGCGCGATGTCGCCGTCGTCGTCAGCCCTGGTCACGGGTCAACCCTGACACACCTGGCCGGTCATCGCCCGGCGAACGTAGTGTCGTGGGTGATGAGCGCCACCACGAAGCCGACGGCGCAGGTCGCCGTGCCGTTTCCGAGCGAACTGCCGCCGGGGTACGCCTGGTTCGACGACGAACCCGTCTTCGATCCCGAGCGTCACCTGCGGTTGGAGCAACCCGCTGAGATCACCACGTTGGCCGATCTCGGCTACGGCCCCGACGACATCGCCGGCAAGGCGACGACCATCGCGGCGTCGAGTCCGTTTCGTGTGTTGAGCGACGAGGGCGCGGAGGTGATGCTGGCGGTCGCTCGGCGTCTGCGGGCGTTCTGCCGGCCGGCGGGTGACCGGATCGAGCGCACGGTCCGAGGTGGTTGCTATCGGTCGAAGTGGCTCCGCGACCTCTGCATCAGTCCGGAGGTGACGCAACACTTCGCCGACATCTACGGCACCTCGATCGCTCCGCACCCGATGCCGGTGCACCTCGGCCACATCAACTACGAGCCGAGCCGCATCGAGGCCGCGGTCGACAAGTGGCACCACGACACGATTCCGCTCGACTACGTGATGATGGTGACCGACCCGGCGGTCACGCCCGGCGGTCGGTTCGAGTACTTCCTCGGCACGAAAGCCGAGGCGGCAGCGATGCGAGCGCGTGGCGAGACGCCGCCTGCGGAGCGCATCGTGGCTCCGGAGTTCCCGGGCCCGGGCCCGGGATCGGTGATCGCGCTGCACGGCGACATGGTCGTCCACCGAGGTGGGCCACTGACCGAGTTGGCGGAGCGCATCACGATGGTCAACGCGTTCGTGTCGGCCGACGCGTCGCTCGATGCGCAGAGCCGCAACCGCGATCTCATCGGGGTCGACGACCCGCAGACGCTGTACAGCGAGTGGGCCAGAGCGGTCGCGTGGCGATCACGAGATCGACTCGATGCGATCGTCGCCTCGGCCGGTTTCGACGGCGACGTGGAATCGGTGGCGACGCAGTTGGAGTTCGCGATCGACGACGTGCGGACGGCGATCGACGAGATGCGCAGCGGCGGCGGCGTGATCGAGCACTACGAGTAGAGCCGGGTTCGGCGTCACGCAGCGAGGGCGAGGTCGTCGGCGACGAGCGAGAAGAGTTCGGTCGTCCCGTCGATGCCTTTGAGCCGGGCGGGGCCCATCGGTTCGAACGGTGCACTCGTCGTGGCAACTGCCGACGCCGAGGCCACGATGCCGCCGGCCGGTGCAGCGGATTCGATACGTGCGGCCGTGTTGACGGCGAGTCCGGCGAGGTCGCCGTTCGAGCGCACCATCACGTCGCCTCGGTGAATGCCCGTCCGAGACCGGATGCCGAGCAGCTTGCAGGTCTCGTTGAAGTCGATGGCGAAGGCCACGGCGTCGTCGGTCGTGTCGAAGGCCATGAGCGCCCCGTCGCCGGCGAGATTCACCAGACGGCCACCGTGCAGCGTGACGAGTCGAAGGCGCTCGACATCGAGCACGTCGAGGAGATCGGCGAACGCTTCGTCGCCGAGTTCGACGAGCAGCGGGGTGGAGTCGACCAGATCGTTGAACACGACCACTCGATCCTGGGTGCGCAGTGGCCGTGGAGCCCCGGTGCCGGAGGTGGACTCGAGTGTGGCGGCGGCGGTTGTGGCGGTGGCAGTGGTGGCGATAGCGCTCATCTCGGGTCCTCCTTTCTCGGCGGGTGTTCGGGTCGGCTTGTCGTCCCGGCGGCGGGTACAGACATCAACGTACGGACGCCGCCGGCTCCGCGAATCGGGGCATTCCCCCGACGACGGGGGCCGGGATGGGGGACGGACGTGCGGTGCCGGACGACCTGTTTGCCAGCTGAGTGAGGCACGGCGTACGGCCAGCGGATACAACGACGCGATGGCCGGCAAGCGAACGATCATGTGGTTCCGTCGAGATCTCCGACTCGCCGACAACCCCGCGCTGCTGGCCGCCGGAGCCGACGGCGCCGAGGTGGTCCCGGTGTTCGTGATCGACCCGACGTTCGAGGCGTCCGGCGATGTCCGCCTCGCCTACCTCCACGACGTGTTGACCGCGCTCGACGAGTCGATCCGCTCGATCGCCGGAACCGGGCTCGTGTTGCGTCACGGCGACCCGACCGCAGTGATTCCCGCGCTCGCCGAAGAACTCGATGCATCGGCGGTGTTCGTCAGCCGTGACTACTCGCCCTATGGGCGCGAGCGTGATGCGGTGGTGGCCGAAGCGCTCGACGGCTCGGGGCGAACGCTGCGCGGCGTCGGCTCGCCCTACGCCGTGCCGCCCGGCAACGTCCTCAAGGACGACGGCACGCCGTACGCGGTGTTCACCCCGTTCTCGAAGGTGTGGCGTCGCACCGGGTGGGAGCGACCGTTCGCGATGCCGGACGACTTGCGCTGGTCGGGGTCGACGGGCGTCGACAGCGAGCCCATGTTCGATCGGCCGGATCCCGGGATCGAACTCCCGGCAGCGGGGGAGCGGGCAGCGCTCGACCGATGGCAGCGGTTCGTGCAACCCGGCGGAGCCGCCGACGGCACCGACCGATCCCGGGTCGACGCGTACGACGAGCTACGCGATCGCCCTGCGCTGACGGGAACGAGCCAACTGTCGCCCGACCTGAAGTGGGGCACCATCCACCCGCGCACGTTGCTCGCCGATCTCGACGCCTCGGGCGAGGGCAGCCGTGGACACACGGTGTTCTCCAGCGAACTGGCCTGGCGCGACTTCTACAGCGACGTCCTGTTCCAGCGACCCGAGTCGGCGTGGAACAACCTCAACCCGAAGCTCGACTCGATCGAGGTCGACACCGACGCGTCGGCCCGCGCGAAGTTCGACCTGTGGAGCCGGGGCGAGACGGGATTCGGCATCGTCGACGCCGGCATGCGGCAACTCTCGGCGACCGGATGGATGCACAACCGCGTCCGCATGATCGTCGCGAGCTTCCTGGTCAAAGACCTCCACCTGCCGTGGCAGTGGGGTGCACGCTGGTTCATGCAGCATCTCGTCGACGGCGATCTCGCGTCGAACAATCACGGTTGGCAGTGGGCCGCCGGCACCGGCACCGATGCGGCGCCGTACTTCCGAGTGTTCAACCCCACCACCCAACGGGAGCGCTACGACCGCGACGGCAGCTACGTCGAGCGATGGGTACCGGAGCCGACCGAGCCCATGCTCGATCACAAAGCCGAGCGAGAGGAAGCGCTTCGCCGGCTCGCGGTAGCGACCGGGAAGTGACGCCGTCGGTCGGCCCGGTCGACATCTGACCGGCCCGTGGTCGCCGCGGTCGCAACGATCACTATCCTCATGAAGACCATGCTCGACGATCGCAAGACGGCCATTCTCGCTGCCGTGGTGCAGGAGTACATCGCCACCGCGCAGCCGGTCGGCTCGGGCAGCATCGTCCGCTCCGAAGTCGTCAACGTGTCGTCGGCGACCGTGCGCAGCGAACTCGCCGTGCTCGAAGCCGAGGGCTACCTCGTGCAGCCCCACACGTCGGCCGGGCGCATCCCCACCGATCGGGGATACCGCTACTTCGTCGACAACCTCACGAAGCCGGGCCGACTCGCCGAACCCGTGCAGAAGCAGGTCGGCGAGTTCTTCTCCGCGGCGCACGGGCGCATCGAAGAGATGCTGCACCAGACCTCGAACCTGCTGGCCGAACTGACACACAGCGCCGCGGTGGTGGTCGGACCTCGCGCCGAAGCCGTCGCAGTGCGGCGCGTCACGTTGGTCGGATTGTCGGAGTCGCTGGCCACCGTCGTGGTCGTGTTCGCCAACGGGTCGGTCGAGAACGTCAGCCTCGAACTCGAACCCGGCGACGACGAAGCGCGGCAGAACGCGGTGAGCGCACACCTGTCGTCGCAGCTCGACGGCACGCTGCTCGGCGAGATCAGCGAGCTGGCCTCGAGCGGTGACCCCGAGGTCGACCGGCTCTCGGCCGCAGCGCTCGCACAGATCCAGACGGTCGCAGCGACCGACCACGTGTACACCGGTGGCGTCTCCGAGGTCGCCAAGGCGTTCGACGCCGTCGACGTGGTGCGCTCGGTGCTGCACACGCTCGAGCAACAGTTCGTCGTGGTGTCGCTCGTGTCCGACATCGTCAACCGTGGCATGTCGGTGGCCATCGGAGTCGAGCACGGCGTCGAACCGCTGTCGGCGTGCTCGGTGGTCGTGTCGCCGGTCGTGGTCGACGGCGAACACCTCGGCTCGGTGGGTGTGCTGGGGCCGACGCGGATGAACTATCCGCAAGCGCTCGCGACCGTCGACGTCGTGAGCAGCGAACTCGGTCACCGCATCGAAGAAGGCTGACCCGGCGCCGGCCTGGCCTGCCGGTCCCACCCACCCGTCGGTCGGCAGCTGTGGGCTGCACGGTGGGCAGGCTGTGGGACTTGAGCCCGATCGGCTCACCCGTGTTGAGGTGGCCGCGCGAAGATCCGTGGCGTCCGGTGTGACGGCGATGGTCGAAATCGGGAAGAATCACGGCATCCTGTGACCCGTCATGGCTGATTTCTACGATCTACTCGGTGTGTCTCGTTCGGCATCTGCTGACGAGATCAAGAAGGCCTACCGCAAACGCGCCCGCGAGCTCCATCCCGACGCGAACCCCGGCGACGACGCCAAGGCCGAGCAATTCAAAGAACTGTCGCGTGCGTACCAGGTGCTCTCCGACGACGGTCAACGAGCCCGCTACGACCAGTTCGGTGAAGCCGGCGTCGGCGGTGCGGGCGGCGGCGGCGGATCGGCCGACGACCTCTTCGGTGGCGGCATCGGCGACATCTTCGACGCGTTCTTCGGCGGTCAGGGCAGCCCGTTCGGGGGCGGCGGAGGTCGCCAGCGCGGGCCGGCAGGTCCGCCGCGCGGGCAAGACGTCGAGGTCATCGCCGACATCGACTTCGCCCAAGCGGTGTTCGGTGACGAGATCACCGTCGAACTCAAGCTCCCGGTGCCGTGCGACGCGTGCGAGGCAACCGGCGCAGGCGGCGGCACCAAGCCGGTCACCTGCAGCGAGTGCAACGGCCAGGGTCAGGTCCAGCGCGTTCGCCAGAGCCTGCTCGGCCAGATGGTCACCGCCACGCCCTGCACCCGATGCGGTGGACTCGGCCAGACGATCGCCACGCCGTGCGACACGTGTCGAGGCGAAGGCCGTGTCACGTCCGACACCTCGTATCAGGTCGACGTGCCGGCCGGTGTCGACACCGGCTCCACGCTGCGCCTCACCGGGCGGGGTGCGTCCGGTCCTCGCGGCGGACGTGCCGGAGACCTGTACGTGCATCTGCGGGTTCGGCCCGACGAGAACTACGTGCGGGAAGGCGACGACCTCATCACCGAGGTTCCCATCTCGATCGCGCAGGCGTCGCTCGGCACGTCGCTCAAACTCGAGACCCTCGACGGCACCGAAGACCTCGTCGTGCCGGCCGGCACGCAACCCGGTCGCGAGTTCGTGCTGCGGCAGCGGGGCGTCCACCGGCTGCAGGGACGAGGCCGCGGCGATCTGATCGCCCGCGTACGCGTCGACGTCCCGACCAAACTGTCCGACGAGGAAGTCGACCTGCTCACGCAGTACGCCGCCGGTCGGGGAGAAGAAGTCGGCAACGGCAAAGAGGGCATCTTCTCCCGCATCAAGTCGGCGTTCTCCTGATCGAGCACGTGGCCGATGCCGGCGACCGAGCTCCCTGACGAACTGCGCCGGTCGTCGACGCATGTGCTCGTCGCCGATCCGGCCGACCTCGACACCGGTGGCCTCGTTCTCGAACCCGACGTCGAGCACCATCTCGTCCGAGTGCTCCGTCTGACGTCGGGCGAGTCGGTCACGGCGACCGATGGCGTCGGCGGATGGCGCGAGTACACCGCAGTCGTCGACCACGGTTCGGTGCTGCTCGAACCGGCATCGGAACGGCATCAGGTCGAACGTGGCCAGCGTCGGCTCACGATCGCCACGGCGATCCCGAAGGGCGATCGAGTCGACTGGTTGGTGCAGAAGTGCACCGAACTCGGTGCTGATCGCATCGTCCTGCTCCACGCCGAACGCTCGGTGGTCCGCTGGAAGCCGGCGCGCGCGGCGAAACAACTCGACCGGCTGCAGCGCATCGCCGACGAGGCGCTGCGGCAGAGTCGTCGCGTCTGGCG contains:
- a CDS encoding cryptochrome/photolyase family protein produces the protein MAGKRTIMWFRRDLRLADNPALLAAGADGAEVVPVFVIDPTFEASGDVRLAYLHDVLTALDESIRSIAGTGLVLRHGDPTAVIPALAEELDASAVFVSRDYSPYGRERDAVVAEALDGSGRTLRGVGSPYAVPPGNVLKDDGTPYAVFTPFSKVWRRTGWERPFAMPDDLRWSGSTGVDSEPMFDRPDPGIELPAAGERAALDRWQRFVQPGGAADGTDRSRVDAYDELRDRPALTGTSQLSPDLKWGTIHPRTLLADLDASGEGSRGHTVFSSELAWRDFYSDVLFQRPESAWNNLNPKLDSIEVDTDASARAKFDLWSRGETGFGIVDAGMRQLSATGWMHNRVRMIVASFLVKDLHLPWQWGARWFMQHLVDGDLASNNHGWQWAAGTGTDAAPYFRVFNPTTQRERYDRDGSYVERWVPEPTEPMLDHKAEREEALRRLAVATGK
- a CDS encoding RsmE family RNA methyltransferase translates to MPATELPDELRRSSTHVLVADPADLDTGGLVLEPDVEHHLVRVLRLTSGESVTATDGVGGWREYTAVVDHGSVLLEPASERHQVERGQRRLTIATAIPKGDRVDWLVQKCTELGADRIVLLHAERSVVRWKPARAAKQLDRLQRIADEALRQSRRVWRVAVDGPVDAVDILPDAVVAEPGGRPLTAADSTIAIGPEGGWSADELAAASDEISLGTGILRTETAAISATILSQ
- a CDS encoding GNAT family N-acetyltransferase; translated protein: MTRADDDGDIALLARSEALQLRRVAAQLAANGSADPAIADIDAGVLIALGPERFVNRLFAARSHLSSDDVDRVVAFFEASSVPPSVQIANPTEATVQRLRHAGFGLDWERALCTTRPAPVSAASPFEFERVDESSLDTWLDVLARGNEITQAESRAISDDFARAAHSANDSAEWLALSGDTPVGCGSLLSVDGVAWLGGAATLPDWRGRGVQSALLAHRLDRAAAQGFELVAATAVAASGSARNLVRCGFDIVAIQHVYTRR
- the lepA gene encoding translation elongation factor 4, yielding MQLDRIRNFSIIAHIDHGKSTLSDRILEITGAVQTRDMKAQYLDSMDLERERGITIKAQNVRVPWKDHTFHLIDTPGHVDFGYEVSRSLAACEGVVLVVDAAQGIEAQTLANCYLALENDLEIVAVLNKIDLPAADVDRYAGEIEQVLGIPREEILPMSAKTGLGVPELLDAIIERIPAPTGDADAPLQGLIFDSQFDQYRGVVSSIRIMNGKLRANEKLEFINAAAQHEALEIGARQPVMTPLAEMGPGEVGYLIAGIKDVGDAKSGETVTTAQHGSTEPLPGYREPLPMVFSGLFPIDGDDFENLRDALGKLKLNDASITYTPESSGALGFGFRCGFLGLLHMEIVKERLEREFGLALIATAPSVEYLVTTTAGETIKVDNPADLPEAQKIDHVEEPYFKLSIITPTDYTGPLMDLCQTRRGEMKKMDYLSPERVELVYEVPLAEVVVDFFDQMKSRTKGYASLDYELAGYRRSNLVKVDLLLNAIPADAFSTIVHKDKAYAYGNRMCEKLKELIPRQMFDVPIQAAIGGKIIARETVKAKRKDVTAKCYGGDITRKRKLLEKQKEGKKKMKSIGRVEVPGDVFISALKLDD
- a CDS encoding adenylate/guanylate cyclase domain-containing protein — its product is MSAIATTATATTAAATLESTSGTGAPRPLRTQDRVVVFNDLVDSTPLLVELGDEAFADLLDVLDVERLRLVTLHGGRLVNLAGDGALMAFDTTDDAVAFAIDFNETCKLLGIRSRTGIHRGDVMVRSNGDLAGLAVNTAARIESAAPAGGIVASASAVATTSAPFEPMGPARLKGIDGTTELFSLVADDLALAA
- the hrcA gene encoding heat-inducible transcriptional repressor HrcA, which produces MKTMLDDRKTAILAAVVQEYIATAQPVGSGSIVRSEVVNVSSATVRSELAVLEAEGYLVQPHTSAGRIPTDRGYRYFVDNLTKPGRLAEPVQKQVGEFFSAAHGRIEEMLHQTSNLLAELTHSAAVVVGPRAEAVAVRRVTLVGLSESLATVVVVFANGSVENVSLELEPGDDEARQNAVSAHLSSQLDGTLLGEISELASSGDPEVDRLSAAALAQIQTVAATDHVYTGGVSEVAKAFDAVDVVRSVLHTLEQQFVVVSLVSDIVNRGMSVAIGVEHGVEPLSACSVVVSPVVVDGEHLGSVGVLGPTRMNYPQALATVDVVSSELGHRIEEG
- the dnaJ gene encoding molecular chaperone DnaJ, whose amino-acid sequence is MADFYDLLGVSRSASADEIKKAYRKRARELHPDANPGDDAKAEQFKELSRAYQVLSDDGQRARYDQFGEAGVGGAGGGGGSADDLFGGGIGDIFDAFFGGQGSPFGGGGGRQRGPAGPPRGQDVEVIADIDFAQAVFGDEITVELKLPVPCDACEATGAGGGTKPVTCSECNGQGQVQRVRQSLLGQMVTATPCTRCGGLGQTIATPCDTCRGEGRVTSDTSYQVDVPAGVDTGSTLRLTGRGASGPRGGRAGDLYVHLRVRPDENYVREGDDLITEVPISIAQASLGTSLKLETLDGTEDLVVPAGTQPGREFVLRQRGVHRLQGRGRGDLIARVRVDVPTKLSDEEVDLLTQYAAGRGEEVGNGKEGIFSRIKSAFS